A part of Xenopus tropicalis strain Nigerian chromosome 4, UCB_Xtro_10.0, whole genome shotgun sequence genomic DNA contains:
- the LOC101731865 gene encoding uncharacterized protein LOC101731865, with the protein MRYFPHAQDCSGSPVSSEGTEYRPQEPSESAESEEVAPTTRKRKTTQEGRLRQLKFSEFENEALVEGLVPVFHILIGKYATKTPTSRKTKAWRDITEHVNSVGVCVRNVHQCKKRYQDIKRCLKKKLAEENRSGTGGGPPKRVHYTRYEELLMPYIHRESVRCVYGTFDTDRNVAQDSAPPGPSRRRPTASAPVPGRCSLSVLASPRSDPEIEGEGFSGEASERGSHVGGSGVAFSSDEEPANIPDQQLPTQAPTQAPTQQAKNAFHQTITRHHKAHMQKLHVQHVDSCVATNAFNAAQARQAAHESAMLALQQDLVDISQARHAAQLQHEARIEAMMEQRHLAQSQHEVAMLSLQEEMVELKRQKLALLAKEKQQSAAPKPTEPTSSTSAAPPPAGSTRQLRKRK; encoded by the exons ATGCGCTACTTTCCACACGCGCAAGACTGCAGCG GCAGCCCTGTAAGTTCAGAGGGCACAGAGTACCGGCCCCAGGAGCCCAGTGAGAGTGCTGAGAGTGAGGAGGTTGCCCCCACCACTCGAAAGAGGAAAACAACACAGGAGGGAAGGCTGAGACAATTAAAATTTAgtgaatttgaaaatgaggcgCTAGTTGAGGGGCTAGTGCCAGTTTTCCACATTCTCATTGGCAAATATGCAACCAAAACCCCAACATCAAGGAAAACCAAAGCTTGGCGGGACATTACGGAACACGTGAACAGTGTAGGTGTCTGTGTCCGCAATGTCCACCAATGCAAGAAACGTTACCAGGACATAAAAAGGtgcctgaagaaaaagctggcagaggagaaCAG atcaggAACTGGAGGAGGGCCCCCTAAAAGGGTGCATTACACCCGTTACGAGGAGCTGCTGATGCCATATATACACCGGGAGAGCGTGCGCTGTGTCTACGGCACGTTCGATACAGACCGGAATGTTgcccaag ATTCAGCTCCACCTGGGCCAAGCAGGCGCAGACCAACGGCATCTGCTCCCGttccag GTCGTTGCTCCTTGTCAGTGCTGGCCTCCCCACGCAGCGATCCTGAAATAGAAGGAGAAGgatttagtggggaggcaagcgAGAGAGGGTCCCACGTCGGTGGCAGCGGCGTGGCCTTCtcctcagatgaggagccggctaATATTCCGGATCAACAGCTCCCAACCCAGGCTCCAACCCAGGCTCCAACCCAGCAAGCTAAAAATGCCTTTCATCAAACTATAACTAGGCATCACAAAGCCCATATGCAAAAACTCCATGTCCAACATGTCGACTCGTGTGTGGCAACTAATGCCTTCAATGCAGCTCAGGCAAGGCAAGCCGCACACGAGTCGGCTATGCTTGCTCTGCAACAAGACCTagtagatatcagtcaggcaagACATGCTGCACAATTGCAGCATGAGGCCAGGATAGAAGCCATGATGGAACAAAGGCATCTTGCTCAGTCACAACACGAGGttgccatgttgagcctgcaggaggagATGGTAGAGCTCAAAAGGCAAAAACTGGCTCTGTTGGCTAAAGAGAAACAACAAAGTGCTGCACCAAAGCCAACAGAGCCCACCAG
- the LOC108647431 gene encoding uncharacterized protein K02A2.6-like codes for MATIIGQIDTFDEAREQWTTYVERFEHFVKANDIDEGKTVSVFLSVMRASTYGLLRSLIAPVKPGTMSYGDIVNTLQAHFSPRPIVIAERFKFHKRNQAEGESVAQYVAVLKKLAEHCEFGDNLNDALRDRVVCGLCSESIQRKLLTESALTYQKALDIAMSMEAVSRESQHLSNSLKVNAMSFASESPKAKCFRCGKSNHTQNECFYKDQLCHNCGKKGHIARSCKGAKTEVKIPRVFGKGNYVKSKGMTKKKTIHKMGTETERLNEETSSDTESELTLHNVTATSQNPAPGNIMKRENEEGTAVIKIQPKIEGLRVEMEVDTGAAVSIISGELYRDKLSHIRLRHTNVVLKTYTGEVIRPEGVIKVCVKLNKQHARLPLYIVTGNAVPLFGREWLRRIHLDWREIKSISAVHRSNEGTLDSLLKQHEKVFSEELGTFNGYTATINLKPGTQPKFFQARVVPYAIRPKVEEEINHLLKQGIISPVRFSEWATPIVPVIKKGGNVRICGDFKVTVNPGLCAEHYPLPRIEDLFASLAGGKRFSKLDLSQAYLQIPVHENSRKYLTITTHKGMFVYNRLPFGITSAPSIFQRAMEQVLQGLPSVHCFLDDILITGRDDAHHLSNLEAVLNRLEKCGLRVKREKCEFFKNSLEYLGHMIDASGLHKSANKLRAVAEAPVPVNVSQLRSFLGLVNYYARFVPNLSTVLHPLNAMLHKEVKWNWSPECEGAFQEIKRQLLTPNVLTHYDPRLPVRLACDASPYGVGAVLSHLMPDGQERPIAFASRTLSKAEQNYAQLEREALGLIFGVRKFHTYLYGRHFTLMTDHRPLTTILHPHKATPSMAAARLQRWALLLAAHNYTIQYRSADKHGNADSLSRLPLPVHHKDRKDALEVYFINKMDTLPVSSSDIRKGTRTDPILCRVKEMVSTGLFPPTKDSENVLKPYLMRKEELSLLQDCLMWGQRVIVPPNLRPQVLEDLHTGHPGVVKMKALARSYIWWPNIDSQIEEKSKTCMSCQQNQKSPALSPLHPWAWPESPWQRIHIDYAGPFEGRMFLVVVDAHSKWPEVLVMDSTTSCKTIEVLRGLFSRYGIPETLVSDNGPQFTSEEFECFLKSNGVKHVRSAPFHPATNGLAERFVQIFKHSLKASKEPKPLQQRLDAFLLQYRNTPHSTTKEAPAMLFLHRRLRTRLDLIKPSVKQTVEQAQEVQCSYRALHAKERDFGVGDSVLVRDYRHGGEKWKTGTVSSQSGPVSYTVQVDSAQTWKRHADQMLGGHPEITKATELLPADNSVSPILDNREQELPLISNETVSYAPDQHADGLVAPATVISQNERRFPVRNRKAPNRLDL; via the coding sequence ATGGCTACGATCATTGGACAGATTGATACCTTCGACGAGGCGAGAGAGCAATGGACCACGTATGTAGAACGCTTTGAACACTTCGTGAAAGCAAATGACATTGACGAGGGAAAAACAGTGTCGGTTTTCCTCAGCGTAATGAGAGCATCCACTTATGGACTCTTACGTAGCCTTATTGCACCAGTTAAGCCCGGCACTATGTCATATGGAGACATTGTGAACACACTGCAAGCGCATTTCAGTCCCAGGCCTATTGTGATTGCTGAGAGGTTCAAGTTTCACAAACGAAATCAGGCGGAGGGGGAAAGTGTTGCACAGTATGTGGCTGTATTAAAGAAACTGGCGGAGCACTGTGAATTTGGTGACAATTTAAACGATGCATTAAGAGACAGAGTGGTGTGTGGCCTGTGCAGCGAGTCAATACAGCGGAAGCTTTTGACTGAATCGGCGCTCACGTACCAAAAGGCCCTGGACATAGCAATGTCAATGGAGGCTGTATCGAGGGAATCACAGCATTTAAGTAACTCATTGAAAGTAAATGCCATGTCTTTTGCATCAGAATCGCCAAAGGCAAAATGTTTTAGATGCGGAAAGTCTAACCATAcccaaaatgaatgtttttacaAAGACCAACTGTGTCACAATTGTGGAAAGAAGGGCCACATCGCTCGGTCATGTAAAGGTGCAAAGACAGAGGTGAAAATACCGAGAGTTTTCGGAAAAGGAAACTATGTAAAAAGTAAGGGaatgacaaagaaaaaaacaattcacaaaatgggCACTGAGACGGAAAGGCTGAATGAAGAGACAAGTTCGGATACTGAGTCTGAACTGACACTACACAACGTTACCGCAACATCGCAAAACCCTGCACCAGGGAACATAATGAAAAGGGAAAATGAGGAAGGGACAGCGGTAATAAAAATACAACCAAAAATTGAGGGGTTACGAGTAGAGATGGAAGTCGACACAGGAGCGGCAGTTTCTATTATCTCAGGGGAACTGTATAGAGATAAATTAAGTCACATTCGTCTGCGCCATACAAACGTTGTTCTCAAGACATACACTGGCGAAGTAATCCGGCCAGAAGGAGTCATCAAGGTGTGCGTTAAGCTAAACAAACAACATGCACGGTTACCACTGTATATTGTTACCGGAAATGCGGTTCCGCTATTTGGACGCGAGTGGCTTCGCCGAATTCATCTGGACTGGCGTGAGATCAAATCAATAAGTGCAGTACACCGCAGCAACGAAGGGACATTGGACAGCCTTCTAAAACAGCATGAGAAAGTTTTCAGTGAAGAGTTAGGAACTTTCAATGGTTACACAGCTACCATCAATCTGAAACCAGGAACTCAACCAAAGTTTTTCCAAGCTCGAGTGGTACCATATGCCATCAGACCCAAGGTGGAGGAAGAAATCAACCACCTACTCAAACAAGGAATCATTTCACCAGTACGATTCAGTGAATGGGCAACCCCGATTGTGCCTGTAATCAAAAAAGGAGGTAATGTCAGAATCTGCGGTGACTTCAAAGTAACGGTAAACCCAGGCTTATGTGCCGAACATTATCCATTACCTCGGATTGAAGATCTGTTCGCTTCACTAGCGGGAGGAAAAAGGTTTAGCAAATTGGACCTTTCACAAGCGTACCTGCAGATCCCTGTACATGAAAATTCACGGAAATACTTAACCATCACGACACACAAGGGAATGTTCGTATACAACAGATTACCTTTTGGCATCACATCAGCTCCATCGATATTCCAACGAGCCATGGAACAAGTACTGCAGGGGTTACCATCCGTCCACTGTTTTCTGGACGACATCCTGATCACAGGGAGAGACGATGCGCACCACTTGTCTAATCTTGAGGCTGTGCTAAATAGACTGGAGAAATGTGGACTTCGGGTAAAAAGAGAGAAGTGTGAGTTTTTCAAAAACTCATTAGAGTATTTGGGACACATGATTGATGCATCGGGACTCCACAAGTCCGCCAATAAACTGCGCGCAGTTGCAGAGGCACCGGTCCCGGTCAATGTTAGCCAACTCAGGTCCTTCCTGGGGCTGGTTAATTATTATGCAAGATTCGTTCCAAATCTGTCCACAGTCCTTCACCCCCTGAACGCAATGTTACATAAGGAGGTGAAATGGAACTGGTCTCCAGAATGTGAGGGTGCATTTCAGGAAATCAAGAGACAGCTATTGACACCCAATGTGCTTACGCACTACGACCCAAGACTTCCAGTCCGATTGGCGTGCGACGCTTCACCCTATGGGGTGGGGGCAGTACTTTCACATTTGATGCCAGATGGGCAGGAAAGACCCATAGCCTTCGCTTCGAGAACCTTAAGTAAGGCAGAGCAAAACTATGCGCAGCTGGAGCGAGAAGCATTAGGATTAATCTTCGGAGTACGGAAGTTTCACACTTACCTATATGGACGTCACTTCACCTTAATGACCGATCACCGTCCACTTACCACCATACTCCATCCACACAAAGCGACTCCCTCCATGGCTGCAGCCAGACTTCAAAGGTGGGCTCTCCTGTTGGCTGCACATAACTACACTATCCAGTATAGGAGTGCGGACAAACACGGGAACGCAGATAGTTTATCACGCTTACCACTGCCTGTTCACCACAAGGACAGAAAGGATGCATTAGaggtttattttataaacaaaatggaTACACTTCCAGTCAGTAGCAGTGATATTCGGAAAGGAACCAGGACAGATCCAATTCTCTGTCGGGTAAAGGAAATGGTATCCACCGGGTTATTCCCACCTACCAAAGActcagaaaatgttttaaaaccgTATCtcatgaggaaggaggagctatCACTTTTGCAGGACTGTCTAATGTGGGGACAGCGAGTTATCGTCCCACCAAATTTGAGACCCCAAGTCTTAGAGGATTTACACACGGGACACCCAGGTGTAGTCAAAATGAAGGCATTAGCGCGTAGCTACATCTGGTGGCCAAATATCGACTCGCAGATTGAGGAAAAATCTAAAACCTGCATGTCCTgtcaacaaaatcagaaatcccCAGCCCTATCACCGTTACATCCCTGGGCATGGCCCGAATCCCCTTGGCAGCGAATCCACATCGATTACGCTGGGCCATTTGAAGGACGCATGTTCCTAGTAGTCGTTGACGCACACTCGAAATGGCCAGAAGTTCTGGTGATGGATTCTACTACGTCATGCAAAACAATCGAGGTATTGCGTGGTCTTTTTAGTCGCTATGGCATACCTGAAACCTTAGTGAGCGACAATGGCCCACAATTTACTTCAGAGGAATTTGAATGCTTTCTGAAATCGAATGGTGTTAAACATGTACGCTCGGCACCATTTCACCCAGCGACCAACGGGTTGGCTGAGCGTTTTGTACAAATTTTTAAACATTCGCTAAAAGCATCCAAAGAACCAAAACCATTGCAACAAAGACTAGATGCTTTCCTGTTACAGTACAGGAATACTCCCCACAGCACAACAAAAGAAGCACCGGCAATGTTGTTCTTACATCGCAGACTGAGAACACGACTAGATTTAATAAAGCCAAGTGTAAAACAGACTGTGGAGCAAGCCCAAGAAGTTCAATGTTCGTACCGTGCCCTCCATGCGAAAGAAAGAGACTTTGGTGTTGGTGATTCCGTGCTGGTCAGAGATTATAGACATGGGGGAGAAAAGTGGAAAACTGGTACTGTCTCTTCCCAGTCAGGACCAGTGTCATATACGGTCCAAGTGGACAGTGCACAAACCTGGAAAAGACATGCAGATCAAATGTTAGGGGGACACCCGGAAATCACAAAAGCCACCGAACTGTTGCCAGCGGATAACAGTGTGTCACCAATATTAGACAATAGGGAACAAGAACTGCCTTTGATATCTAATGAGACTGTATCTTATGCACCAGACCAACATGCAGATGGGCTTGTTGCACCGGCTACGGTTATTTCCCAAAATGAGAGGCGATTCCCCGTGAGGAATCGTAAGGCACCTAACAGATTAGATctgtag